In Sporolituus thermophilus DSM 23256, the genomic window ACTATTCGATGAGGGTGCATGTTCTGCCAATTATTGAAATGCCTATTCAGACGGATTTTTTAGAAAGAAGCTTCCCGATAAAGGTATTGTCTCCTTTAGAACTATTTGGCAGCAAAATCAACGCACTCATTGGCAGGAGGGCTGCGAGGGATTTGTATGATATAGACAATATGATTTATTTCGGTACTTTTGATGAAAGCGAATTGCCTATGCTTAAGAAATGCTTTCTTTTTTACTTTGCAGTGGGTAGTAGCAAAGAATATGATACCACCTTTGATTTAAGCGGAATTGACAGTTTGAATTGGAGCAAGATAAAGCAAACGTTACTTCCTATGCTGAGACGTAGTGAGCACTTCGACCTTGAGGTGTCAAAAAAGCGCGTTAAAGGCTTTTTAAGTGAGTTGCTTGTGCTGGACTCAAAGGAAAAGGAATTTTTGCAGCGATTCAAGGATAAA contains:
- a CDS encoding nucleotidyl transferase AbiEii/AbiGii toxin family protein: MYKYDKGYFDKRAKETGFIRDNLEKVFRLADILEYINRNPLHKDCLALKGGTAINLVVFNMPRLSVDIDLDFCKPVSREEMLEYRKKINEDLITFLQTQGYSLNLEKGKNPHSLDSWIFWYINSAGNKDNIKVEINYSMRVHVLPIIEMPIQTDFLERSFPIKVLSPLELFGSKINALIGRRAARDLYDIDNMIYFGTFDESELPMLKKCFLFYFAVGSSKEYDTTFDLSGIDSLNWSKIKQTLLPMLRRSEHFDLEVSKKRVKGFLSELLVLDSKEKEFLQRFKDK